In the Aneurinibacillus soli genome, one interval contains:
- the spoIIGA gene encoding sigma-E processing peptidase SpoIIGA yields the protein MVMYADIVFVTNAVIDYTLLVATGTVCRQPMHRGRLLLASFIGAAYTVFLFFPPLSFAFTFIAKWLFSCLMLFIAFGWTNAWTMLRLLAALYGASFFIGGGLFALHYYMEQQSEIVNGIVVTHTGRQPALWLLVLGFPALWWGVRSGYRALKASRQTDVQHVRLEIELFTHTVACTGFIDTGNRLHDPLSRAPVTITELAVWNEVIPEALMAQIEAGMPDTGQLSDEEYRWFERIRFIPYRTVSSETSLLVALRPDTVRVYTESDIYQPEGMLIGLRPGTLSSGGTYQAIVHPQAFAGEHHLAS from the coding sequence ATGGTGATGTATGCCGACATTGTGTTTGTCACCAATGCTGTGATTGATTATACGCTACTTGTTGCTACTGGAACGGTATGTCGGCAACCGATGCACCGGGGGCGCTTGCTGCTTGCTTCTTTTATAGGAGCTGCGTATACGGTTTTTTTATTTTTTCCGCCTTTATCATTTGCTTTTACTTTTATAGCCAAGTGGTTATTTTCTTGCCTGATGCTTTTCATCGCATTCGGCTGGACGAATGCGTGGACAATGCTGCGCCTGCTTGCAGCGTTGTATGGAGCTTCTTTTTTTATCGGAGGTGGCCTGTTCGCACTTCATTATTACATGGAGCAGCAAAGTGAGATTGTTAACGGGATTGTTGTCACGCATACAGGAAGGCAACCTGCTCTCTGGTTGCTTGTTCTTGGATTTCCAGCTCTTTGGTGGGGGGTACGAAGCGGGTATCGGGCGCTGAAGGCCAGCCGCCAGACAGATGTACAGCATGTCAGACTTGAGATCGAGCTGTTTACTCACACGGTGGCCTGCACGGGCTTTATTGACACCGGCAATCGATTGCACGATCCGCTCTCCCGTGCACCCGTAACGATTACGGAACTCGCGGTCTGGAATGAAGTCATCCCGGAAGCGCTTATGGCTCAGATTGAAGCCGGGATGCCCGATACGGGGCAATTATCCGACGAGGAGTACCGGTGGTTTGAGCGCATTCGTTTCATTCCGTATCGGACGGTTTCGAGCGAAACGAGTCTGCTCGTAGCACTCCGGCCAGATACGGTGCGAGTGTACACCGAAAGTGATATCTATCAACCGGAAGGCATGTTAATTGGTCTGCGCCCAGGTACGTTGTCATCAGGTGGCACCTATCAGGCGATTGTTCATCCACAGGCGTTCGCAGGAGAACACCATCTTGCGTCGTAA
- a CDS encoding basic amino acid ABC transporter substrate-binding protein: MKKKWTALLIAMLALTVFAVGCGSKGDGQAANKIIVGTDASFPPFESLAPDGKPEGFDIDLINAIAKSQNMNIEAKHVGWDPMMAGLENGSVQVGIAGITMNDDRKKQFDFTDPYFTAKQAILLKNSAPDVKTIADLKGKKIGVQSGTTGQAVVEKNFGKGYTGLKGFDDIASAIDDMKNGRIDAVVADNAVIKKFKEQLQLNDVKIVEDKTINQEQYGIAVKKGNKELLNTLNKGLKAVKADGTYDKIYAKYFNK; the protein is encoded by the coding sequence ATGAAGAAAAAATGGACAGCCCTTCTCATCGCTATGCTCGCATTGACAGTATTCGCTGTCGGCTGCGGCAGCAAAGGAGACGGCCAAGCAGCTAACAAAATTATCGTCGGTACAGACGCATCCTTCCCTCCGTTTGAATCCCTCGCTCCAGACGGCAAACCGGAAGGCTTCGACATCGATCTCATCAATGCTATCGCCAAGTCGCAAAATATGAACATTGAAGCAAAACACGTTGGCTGGGACCCGATGATGGCCGGTCTTGAGAACGGTTCGGTCCAAGTAGGGATTGCCGGCATTACGATGAATGATGACCGCAAAAAGCAATTTGATTTCACAGATCCGTATTTCACAGCCAAGCAAGCTATTCTACTCAAAAATTCTGCACCAGACGTAAAAACAATCGCTGACCTGAAAGGAAAAAAAATCGGTGTTCAATCCGGTACAACCGGTCAAGCAGTTGTGGAAAAGAACTTCGGTAAAGGATATACAGGGTTAAAAGGCTTCGATGATATTGCAAGCGCGATTGATGATATGAAAAATGGACGCATTGATGCAGTCGTAGCTGATAACGCAGTGATTAAAAAGTTTAAAGAACAGCTTCAGCTCAATGATGTAAAAATCGTAGAAGATAAAACAATCAATCAGGAACAATACGGCATCGCAGTTAAAAAAGGCAACAAAGAGTTACTCAATACACTTAATAAAGGTCTGAAAGCTGTAAAAGCAGACGGCACATATGACAAGATTTACGCAAAATACTTCAATAAATAA
- the ftsA gene encoding cell division protein FtsA, giving the protein MNNNEYIVSLDIGTSKVRVIIGEINSGSINIIGVGTADSHGIKKGAIVDIDETVQAIREAVEKAERMVDLPIHHVVVGISGNHIQLQASQGVVAVSSENREIGDDDIERVMKAAQVIAIPPEREIIDVVPVQYIVDGLGEISDPRGMLGVRLEMEGTIITGSKTVIHNIMRCVERAGLSIVGMYLMPLASSEIALTKDEKNLGVVLVDIGAGSTTVSVFELGTLSAFSVLPIGGEYITNDIAIGLRTTTEEAKQIQTKSGCALVEEANEDERFHVKRIGSDVDKEFTQIELANIIEPRAAEIFELVEEELESLGYDATIPNGFVLTGGVASIPGLLELARYELQAPVRIAIPDYIGVRDPGYTAGVGLIKYASKYYMNQMPQQFEAKQSQPKAVRKQPAAPKASKEPKEQGGFVRKVKDWFSEFI; this is encoded by the coding sequence ATGAACAACAACGAATACATCGTCAGCTTAGATATTGGTACATCCAAAGTCAGAGTAATCATTGGAGAAATTAATAGCGGGAGCATTAACATCATTGGAGTCGGAACGGCGGATTCGCACGGAATTAAGAAGGGTGCGATTGTGGATATTGATGAAACGGTTCAGGCCATTCGTGAAGCTGTAGAGAAAGCGGAACGCATGGTCGATTTGCCAATTCATCACGTTGTAGTCGGAATTTCCGGTAACCATATACAACTTCAGGCGAGCCAGGGGGTAGTCGCTGTATCGAGCGAAAATCGCGAGATCGGTGATGACGACATTGAGCGCGTCATGAAAGCTGCACAGGTGATTGCGATTCCGCCGGAGCGAGAGATTATCGACGTTGTTCCTGTTCAATATATCGTAGATGGACTCGGAGAAATTAGTGATCCGAGGGGCATGCTCGGCGTGCGTCTGGAGATGGAAGGAACAATTATTACCGGGTCAAAGACGGTTATACATAACATTATGCGCTGTGTAGAACGAGCAGGTTTATCAATTGTCGGAATGTATTTAATGCCGCTTGCGTCCAGTGAAATTGCCTTGACGAAGGATGAGAAAAATCTTGGAGTGGTTCTCGTAGATATTGGTGCTGGTTCTACTACGGTATCGGTATTTGAACTTGGTACATTAAGTGCCTTTTCTGTACTTCCAATTGGCGGGGAATACATTACGAATGATATTGCGATTGGACTTAGAACGACAACAGAGGAAGCGAAGCAAATTCAGACTAAGAGTGGCTGTGCGCTTGTAGAGGAAGCAAATGAGGACGAGCGTTTTCATGTAAAGCGAATTGGCAGCGATGTGGACAAGGAGTTTACACAGATCGAACTTGCTAATATTATCGAGCCACGTGCCGCAGAGATTTTTGAGCTTGTAGAAGAAGAACTTGAATCTCTTGGATACGACGCCACGATTCCAAACGGTTTTGTCCTGACGGGAGGTGTGGCCAGCATCCCAGGACTGTTGGAGTTAGCACGCTATGAGCTTCAGGCGCCCGTGCGGATTGCTATTCCCGATTATATCGGAGTGCGTGACCCAGGGTATACAGCGGGAGTGGGATTGATCAAATACGCTTCCAAATACTATATGAATCAGATGCCGCAGCAGTTCGAAGCGAAACAAAGTCAACCGAAAGCGGTACGCAAGCAGCCAGCTGCACCGAAAGCTTCGAAAGAGCCGAAGGAGCAAGGCGGATTCGTCCGGAAAGTGAAAGACTGGTTCAGCGAGTTTATCTAG
- a CDS encoding YlmC/YmxH family sporulation protein, with amino-acid sequence MIKISEFQEKDVVNVVDGKNLGQVTDLEINLQIGRVEAIVVPGKGNGKFFGFFGGGEDITIPWRNIVKIGRDVILVRMDDVVSAAKPSEHLS; translated from the coding sequence ATGATTAAGATTTCTGAATTCCAGGAAAAGGATGTTGTGAACGTGGTAGACGGCAAAAATCTTGGCCAGGTGACGGATCTTGAGATTAATCTGCAGATTGGGCGGGTAGAAGCAATTGTTGTACCGGGTAAGGGGAATGGAAAGTTTTTCGGATTTTTTGGTGGTGGTGAGGACATTACTATTCCGTGGCGAAATATTGTAAAAATCGGGCGGGATGTCATCCTGGTTCGAATGGATGATGTGGTTTCTGCAGCTAAACCGAGTGAACATTTGTCATAA
- the ftsZ gene encoding cell division protein FtsZ, which translates to MLEFDLEMDTLAQIKVIGVGGGGSNAVNRMIEGGIQGVEFISVNTDYQALNLSKAQHKLQIGGKLTRGLGAGANPEVGKKAAEESREQLEQALRGADLVFVTAGMGGGTGTGAAPVIAEIAKEIGALTVGVVTRPFTFEGRKRSQQADSGICSLKEKVDTLIVIPNDRLLEIVDKNTPMLEAFRQADNVLSQGVQGISDLIAVPGLINLDFADVKTIMTERGSALMGIGIGTGENRAAEAARRAICSPLLETSIDGARGVLLNITGGTNLSLYEVNEAADIVASASDPEVNMIFGSVINENLKDEIIVTVIATGFEEAQQANLRRAQADASQKGTAQAGNLKPMRRQRAVEVEVEEEEVQQAPPARMEPRTGGSSLNNLDNLDIPTFLRNRRSRKK; encoded by the coding sequence ATGTTGGAATTCGACCTTGAAATGGATACACTAGCACAAATAAAAGTAATTGGGGTTGGGGGCGGTGGAAGTAACGCTGTTAACCGAATGATTGAAGGTGGCATTCAGGGCGTTGAATTCATCTCGGTCAATACAGATTATCAGGCGTTGAATCTGTCTAAAGCACAGCATAAGTTGCAGATTGGCGGTAAACTTACACGTGGTCTTGGAGCTGGAGCGAATCCAGAAGTCGGCAAGAAAGCAGCGGAAGAAAGTCGTGAACAGTTAGAGCAGGCACTGCGTGGCGCAGATCTTGTATTTGTAACAGCCGGTATGGGTGGCGGTACAGGTACGGGAGCGGCTCCGGTTATTGCAGAGATCGCGAAAGAAATCGGTGCGCTCACAGTAGGGGTTGTAACCCGACCATTTACATTTGAAGGGCGCAAGCGATCCCAGCAGGCCGACAGCGGAATTTGTTCTTTGAAAGAAAAAGTAGACACACTCATCGTCATTCCAAACGACCGCCTGCTTGAGATTGTGGACAAGAATACACCAATGCTCGAAGCATTCCGCCAAGCGGATAATGTGTTGAGTCAGGGTGTGCAGGGCATCTCAGACTTGATTGCGGTTCCGGGCTTGATTAACCTTGATTTCGCAGACGTCAAAACGATTATGACGGAGCGTGGATCTGCCTTGATGGGAATCGGGATTGGAACAGGTGAGAACCGTGCAGCGGAAGCGGCACGACGTGCAATCTGCAGTCCGCTTCTTGAAACATCCATTGACGGCGCACGTGGTGTGTTGTTGAATATTACAGGCGGCACAAACTTAAGCTTGTATGAAGTAAATGAAGCAGCGGATATTGTAGCATCTGCTTCTGACCCGGAAGTGAACATGATTTTTGGTTCAGTAATTAATGAGAATCTGAAAGATGAGATCATTGTAACTGTAATTGCAACAGGATTTGAAGAAGCGCAACAGGCAAACTTGCGCCGCGCACAGGCGGATGCGAGTCAGAAAGGTACGGCGCAAGCTGGAAACTTAAAACCGATGCGCCGCCAGCGTGCTGTTGAAGTGGAAGTAGAAGAGGAAGAAGTGCAGCAAGCTCCACCAGCTCGCATGGAGCCGCGCACAGGTGGCTCCTCGCTGAACAATCTCGACAATCTCGACATTCCAACGTTCCTGCGTAATCGCCGGAGTCGAAAGAAATAA
- the sigG gene encoding RNA polymerase sporulation sigma factor SigG produces MTRNKVEICGVDTAKLPVLTNVQMRDLFERLQSGEYTAREQLVNGNLRLVLSVIQRFNNRGEYVDDLFQVGCIGLMKAIDNFDLSQNVKFSTYAVPMIIGEIRRYLRDNNPIRVSRSLRDIAYKALQVRDTLTNKNSREPTIHEISEVLNVPKEDVVFALDAIQDPVSLFEPIYQDGGDPIFVMDQISDERNKDSQWTEEIALREAMRRLSEREKMILSMRFFEGKTQMEVADEIGISQAQVSRLEKAAISQMHKHVQ; encoded by the coding sequence GTGACACGTAACAAGGTAGAAATCTGCGGCGTAGATACAGCCAAGCTTCCCGTACTGACCAATGTGCAGATGAGGGATTTGTTTGAGAGGCTGCAGAGCGGAGAATACACAGCAAGAGAGCAATTAGTAAATGGCAACTTACGCCTGGTGTTAAGCGTTATCCAGCGCTTCAACAATCGCGGAGAATACGTTGATGACTTGTTTCAAGTCGGCTGTATCGGGCTGATGAAAGCCATTGATAATTTTGATTTGAGCCAGAATGTCAAGTTTTCAACGTATGCGGTTCCGATGATTATTGGGGAGATTCGCCGGTATTTGCGGGACAACAATCCGATCCGCGTCTCCCGCTCGCTGCGAGATATTGCGTACAAGGCCTTACAAGTACGCGATACGTTGACTAACAAAAATTCGCGTGAACCGACCATTCATGAAATATCAGAAGTGCTCAATGTGCCGAAGGAAGATGTGGTGTTTGCACTTGATGCCATTCAAGACCCGGTATCGCTGTTTGAGCCGATTTATCAGGATGGTGGTGATCCGATTTTTGTGATGGATCAGATTAGTGATGAGCGAAATAAGGACAGCCAGTGGACGGAAGAGATTGCCCTTCGTGAAGCAATGCGCCGTCTGAGCGAGCGGGAGAAAATGATTTTATCCATGCGTTTCTTTGAAGGAAAAACCCAGATGGAGGTCGCGGACGAAATAGGTATCTCGCAGGCGCAGGTGTCGCGTCTGGAGAAAGCGGCGATTTCACAAATGCATAAGCATGTACAGTAG
- a CDS encoding DUF881 domain-containing protein, with translation MKNNRQVPFIITGVSIIIGVMLAVQFRSNQPSLTMQKQDVFQLRQNLQKEMETHQKLLGDISKYSTLLSEYNASMSEGGSPKVIADELAHVKKENGFTEVSGKGIILTIDENGSKELTPEKLQSPVIDQDLTDLTSLLFANGAKAISINGHRLIVNSSIRTVGEGIQVDTRAISMPYVLHVLGDPQSLEAAVRLPGADRESMEDWFHFLNKKFILEKKDNLAVPAYAGSSKVRYMKPLENKGAS, from the coding sequence ATGAAAAATAATCGGCAGGTCCCATTCATAATTACGGGCGTAAGTATTATTATTGGAGTCATGCTAGCTGTCCAGTTCCGTTCTAACCAGCCCTCCCTTACTATGCAGAAGCAGGACGTTTTTCAGCTTCGGCAAAATCTCCAGAAAGAAATGGAGACGCACCAGAAACTTCTGGGTGACATTTCGAAGTATAGTACGCTTCTTTCCGAATATAATGCATCCATGAGCGAAGGAGGCAGTCCGAAAGTGATTGCGGACGAGCTGGCACACGTTAAAAAAGAGAATGGCTTTACAGAAGTAAGCGGAAAGGGAATCATCCTTACAATTGATGAGAACGGGTCTAAAGAACTAACACCAGAGAAACTTCAGTCTCCTGTCATTGATCAGGATTTGACAGATTTGACGAGTCTGCTTTTTGCTAATGGAGCAAAAGCGATTTCCATCAACGGCCATCGTCTTATTGTGAACAGCTCCATTCGTACAGTCGGGGAAGGCATTCAGGTCGATACACGTGCAATTAGTATGCCGTATGTACTGCATGTATTGGGTGATCCGCAGAGCCTTGAAGCGGCCGTGCGTCTGCCTGGTGCAGACCGTGAGTCGATGGAGGACTGGTTTCATTTTCTCAACAAGAAATTCATCCTTGAAAAAAAAGACAATCTAGCAGTTCCTGCCTACGCAGGAAGCAGTAAGGTTCGGTATATGAAACCACTTGAGAATAAAGGAGCGTCATAA
- a CDS encoding small basic family protein, giving the protein MWLPVLGLVIGVILGLSFEVRVPEEYSSYLSIALLAGLDTIFGGIRAYLEDFFDIKVFVSGFFFNTLLAAGLAFLGVYMGVDLYLAAIFAFGVRLFNNIAVIRRILIGRWFKDKEEVDRN; this is encoded by the coding sequence ATGTGGCTACCTGTACTCGGTTTAGTGATCGGGGTCATTCTCGGCCTCTCGTTTGAAGTTCGCGTTCCAGAAGAATACAGCAGCTACTTGTCCATTGCGTTGCTTGCCGGTCTGGATACGATATTTGGCGGGATTCGTGCCTATTTGGAAGACTTTTTTGATATTAAAGTTTTTGTTTCTGGTTTTTTCTTTAATACTCTTCTAGCAGCAGGCCTGGCATTTCTGGGCGTATATATGGGAGTAGACTTATATTTGGCTGCCATTTTTGCTTTTGGTGTTCGCCTGTTTAATAACATTGCGGTAATTCGCCGAATTCTGATTGGTCGCTGGTTTAAGGATAAGGAAGAAGTAGATAGGAACTGA
- a CDS encoding DUF2238 domain-containing protein, with protein MKQLPLLLLASFLLIFIWSGIAPKDRFTWYLEVAPAVIGGLILVWTYRTFRLTPLLYGLLWIHALILVVGGHYTYAEMPLFNWLRDAYDLDRNYYDRLGHFAQGFIPAILVREILIRKQVVRGHGWLFFLVVSICLAFSAFYELLEFGMALATGTAADAFLGTQGDVWDSQWDMLFALIGAIVAQLLLARVHDRQLRFFR; from the coding sequence ATGAAGCAATTGCCTCTTCTGCTCCTGGCAAGTTTTCTACTTATCTTTATCTGGTCCGGGATTGCACCTAAAGATCGCTTTACATGGTATTTGGAAGTGGCTCCTGCGGTGATTGGGGGACTGATTCTCGTTTGGACATACCGCACGTTTCGACTTACACCGCTTTTGTATGGGCTGCTCTGGATACATGCACTTATTCTGGTGGTAGGTGGACATTATACGTATGCGGAGATGCCGCTGTTTAACTGGCTACGCGACGCATATGACCTGGACCGGAATTATTATGACCGACTCGGCCATTTTGCACAGGGATTCATTCCAGCGATACTAGTTAGAGAGATTCTGATACGTAAGCAAGTTGTCAGAGGTCACGGCTGGCTTTTCTTTCTTGTCGTAAGCATTTGTCTTGCTTTTAGCGCCTTTTATGAACTGCTTGAATTCGGGATGGCACTGGCTACTGGGACGGCGGCGGACGCATTCCTTGGTACACAAGGCGATGTGTGGGATTCACAGTGGGATATGCTGTTTGCGCTTATCGGAGCCATTGTAGCCCAGCTGCTGCTTGCCCGTGTTCATGATCGGCAGCTTCGTTTTTTCAGGTGA
- the sigE gene encoding RNA polymerase sporulation sigma factor SigE, with protein MMVKLRLMVQLWWYRLLIRLGTRTEEVHYIGGSEALPPPLNREEEEYLLSRLHTGDPAIRSMLIERNLRLVVYIARKFENTGINIEDLVSIGTIGLIKAVNTFDPEKKIKLATYASRCIENEILMFLRRNSKIKSEVSFDEPLNIDWDGNELLLSDVLGTENDIIYRDLEEQVDKKLLYKALDKLSERERVIMEMRFGLNGEEEKTQKDVADILGISQSYISRLEKRIIKRLQKEFNKML; from the coding sequence ATAATGGTCAAGCTGCGGCTTATGGTTCAGTTATGGTGGTACCGCCTGCTCATTCGGCTCGGCACTCGCACAGAGGAAGTTCATTATATTGGAGGGAGTGAAGCACTGCCACCACCTTTGAATCGGGAGGAAGAAGAGTATTTGCTCAGCCGTCTGCATACGGGTGATCCGGCTATTCGTTCGATGCTGATTGAGCGGAACTTACGGCTTGTTGTGTACATTGCCCGCAAATTTGAGAACACTGGCATTAATATTGAAGATTTGGTCAGCATTGGCACCATCGGTCTTATTAAGGCAGTCAATACGTTTGATCCTGAGAAAAAAATCAAGCTGGCTACGTATGCGTCGCGCTGTATTGAAAATGAGATTTTGATGTTTTTGCGCCGTAACAGCAAGATAAAATCAGAAGTATCGTTTGACGAGCCGCTAAATATTGATTGGGATGGTAATGAATTATTGCTCTCCGATGTGCTAGGAACAGAAAATGATATTATTTATCGCGATCTCGAAGAGCAGGTAGACAAGAAGCTGCTGTATAAAGCGCTGGATAAGCTGAGTGAGCGTGAGCGCGTGATTATGGAGATGCGGTTTGGGCTAAATGGAGAAGAGGAGAAAACGCAGAAGGATGTAGCTGATATTCTCGGAATCTCCCAGTCGTATATTTCACGCCTGGAGAAGCGCATCATCAAACGACTGCAAAAGGAGTTTAATAAGATGCTATAA